One Methanotorris formicicus Mc-S-70 DNA segment encodes these proteins:
- a CDS encoding 4Fe-4S dicluster domain-containing protein has protein sequence MEKKKELLKKIREFMILNLEIKKLSKDLGINEIHDTYEEVTKLVREPNKRLYKMLYDAAKEIQYDEYDGKKRKEIPWFPKVDYEKCKNCKKCVEFCPKGVYDIENGRVTVKYPYNCIINCNACSYMCCENNAIIFPENKIEKSGNL, from the coding sequence ATGGAAAAGAAAAAAGAACTTTTAAAGAAAATTAGAGAATTTATGATTTTAAATTTAGAAATAAAAAAACTATCAAAGGATTTGGGAATTAATGAGATACATGATACTTATGAAGAAGTTACAAAACTCGTTAGAGAACCAAATAAAAGATTATATAAGATGCTTTATGATGCGGCAAAGGAAATACAATATGATGAATATGATGGAAAGAAAAGGAAAGAAATTCCATGGTTTCCAAAGGTAGATTATGAAAAATGCAAAAATTGTAAGAAATGTGTTGAATTTTGCCCTAAAGGTGTCTATGATATAGAAAATGGTAGAGTTACTGTTAAATACCCCTACAACTGCATAATCAACTGCAACGCCTGTTCTTATATGTGCTGTGAGAACAATGCCATAATCTTTCCAGAAAATAAAATAGAAAAAAGTGGTAATTTATGA
- a CDS encoding radical SAM protein gives MKIGYLSLSDKITVMCYGCNFKCKNCFVKMKSFKEIPPDELCNTIDDLCHKNNINTILIAGGEPTLQRDLPEFTKYLKNKGKKVILTTNGYYLKDIVDDLFVDEIHVDLKAFDDEKHKYLTGKSNKNVLKCIEYLADKNFNFEVDTVLIPNIVDVDEIEKIAEFLSRWDVKYRIIGYTPFNNNLNARKPTKEELLKAKEIAKKYLSDVSTSLDFRRHKASKKIIL, from the coding sequence ATGAAAATTGGTTATTTGAGTTTAAGTGATAAAATAACGGTTATGTGCTATGGTTGCAATTTTAAATGCAAAAACTGCTTTGTGAAGATGAAGAGCTTTAAAGAAATCCCTCCAGATGAACTATGTAATACAATTGATGATTTATGTCACAAAAACAATATAAATACTATTTTAATCGCCGGTGGTGAGCCAACGCTTCAAAGGGATTTGCCCGAATTTACAAAATATCTAAAAAATAAAGGTAAAAAAGTAATTTTAACCACAAATGGATATTATTTAAAGGATATTGTTGATGATTTATTTGTTGATGAAATACACGTTGATTTAAAGGCATTTGATGATGAAAAGCACAAATATCTAACTGGAAAATCAAATAAAAATGTTTTAAAATGCATAGAATACTTAGCAGATAAAAATTTCAACTTTGAAGTAGATACTGTCCTAATCCCCAATATTGTTGATGTTGATGAGATTGAAAAGATTGCAGAATTTTTAAGTAGATGGGATGTTAAGTATAGGATTATTGGATACACTCCATTTAACAATAATCTAAATGCACGAAAACCAACAAAGGAAGAACTTTTAAAGGCAAAAGAAATTGCAAAAAAATATTTAAGTGATGTATCAACATCCTTAGATTTTAGGAGGCATAAGGCATCTAAAAAAATAATACTATAA
- the mfnE gene encoding [5-(aminomethyl)furan-3-yl]methyl phosphate kinase produces the protein MLIKIGGSLTYHAEKLLNELKKIEKPIIIIPGGGEFANVVRKLYEKTNLNDRGAHKLATLCVDLMGMYFSEISCIETTDNLFDAKRILEKNGKVIFLPSKLVLSTDELPHSWDVTSDTIALYVAKFLNLKEIIVATDVDGVYDKYPGGKLLNTISAKDIRGFTSVDKHLPQLLIKYKMNCYVVNGKHPERIINLLNGKMSICTKITWF, from the coding sequence ATGCTAATAAAAATAGGGGGTAGTTTAACATATCATGCAGAAAAATTATTAAATGAATTAAAAAAAATAGAGAAGCCAATAATTATTATTCCTGGAGGAGGAGAGTTTGCCAATGTTGTTAGGAAACTCTACGAAAAGACAAATTTAAATGACAGAGGGGCGCATAAACTTGCAACTCTCTGTGTTGATTTGATGGGGATGTATTTTTCAGAGATTTCTTGCATAGAAACAACAGATAATCTTTTTGATGCAAAGAGGATATTGGAAAAAAATGGTAAAGTTATCTTTTTACCTTCAAAATTAGTCCTTTCGACTGATGAATTACCCCACTCTTGGGATGTAACATCTGATACAATAGCATTGTATGTGGCAAAGTTCTTAAACTTGAAGGAAATAATAGTTGCGACTGATGTTGATGGGGTATATGATAAATATCCTGGAGGGAAATTATTAAATACTATAAGTGCAAAAGACATTAGAGGTTTCACGTCTGTTGATAAACACTTACCCCAACTACTTATAAAATATAAAATGAACTGTTATGTAGTGAATGGGAAACATCCTGAGAGAATAATTAATTTATTAAACGGAAAAATGAGTATATGCACAAAAATAACATGGTTTTAA